One Bythopirellula goksoeyrii genomic window, CCTAATAATGTGGATCCAGCCGTTTCCCTTATTCCCTCAAGCAACACGGTATCTGACGCAGAGGGTAATCTCATCGACCCAGCAACTGTCACCGATTTTCTCTCACTCGGAGATTATGACGACATTTTGGCGCTGACAGTGGAAAGCCGCGGAGCACCCTTTCGCGGAAGAGGGCGCGCGCTCGTTCCAGGCGGTACTCAAGCAAATCCAAACGATTGGGTGGGCACGTCGATTGAATCTCGATTTGCTGAGGTTATCTGGTTTGCCGTAGAAAATCCGGCCGACGGATCGCGTGGTGAGCCTGGCATGCGAACGATCTATCGGCGGGTATTGTTGATCGCTCCTTGGGTCACGACCTATGACACTCCTTCGGGGACAGTTGATGATCCGATTTATGATTTGACGAATACGAACTTCCATCCAAATAGCGAGCCTCCATTCTTTTATGCAGCAAATCCGATTGCCAATACATATCATGCGCAACTCTTAGAAATGCTGAATTTTCAGAATGATTTTGATATTTCAGTCCGATTAGAGAATGACCGCATCGTGCCGAATACTCTGGCTGATCTTTCGCGTAGGGAACATCGCTTTGCTCACTTGCCAGACAATCTTATCGGAGGTAACCGTAAGTTTCCTCATCCTCTCTCATACAATGTAATTAATCGAAATCCATCGATAAGTATGCTAGCTGGAGTCGCCGACGCTTCTCTTAATCCCATTAGTTCACTCCAGCCCTTAAGTGGAGATCGCGCGGGGGCAGATATTGTTCTGTCAAATGTCTTGGGATTTGATGTCCAGGTGTTTGATCCCGGAGCACCATTATTCAATTATCAGGGAAACATCATCCAACCTAGTACAGTCAGAGTTTCGACTAGTGGAGGAGACGGAGCATTCTTGCTCGCCATTCAGGACTTCATAGCCAATCCCGGCGGGCCAACTCAGATCACCGGCTTCGGAGCCTTTGCTGACTTGGGTTGGAACAACGGCCTACTTATTGGTTCGACATATGTT contains:
- a CDS encoding PilW family protein, which produces MPKTSPFHPAPISRRALTLIEMLVGMAITLVMMAAVVNLFANISTGVNRRQGAMEISSELRIARQRLYNDLAGATVKTDAVDSSDGYLEIVEGQASDENPLAGSLIINPPNNVDPAVSLIPSSNTVSDAEGNLIDPATVTDFLSLGDYDDILALTVESRGAPFRGRGRALVPGGTQANPNDWVGTSIESRFAEVIWFAVENPADGSRGEPGMRTIYRRVLLIAPWVTTYDTPSGTVDDPIYDLTNTNFHPNSEPPFFYAANPIANTYHAQLLEMLNFQNDFDISVRLENDRIVPNTLADLSRREHRFAHLPDNLIGGNRKFPHPLSYNVINRNPSISMLAGVADASLNPISSLQPLSGDRAGADIVLSNVLGFDVQVFDPGAPLFNYQGNIIQPSTVRVSTSGGDGAFLLAIQDFIANPGGPTQITGFGAFADLGWNNGLLIGSTYVPEYNYLSITGAPRTLYQQERGAGWHPTFPESSRESPSVYDSWTDYYETDQINQENSPYYVSTNLTIQPSWAPWQIDNLDQGTNGLDDDGVNGPDDPMERETSPPYPTPLKGVQVKLRIYEPNTRAIREANVTRDMTD